Proteins encoded within one genomic window of Rhododendron vialii isolate Sample 1 chromosome 1a, ASM3025357v1:
- the LOC131329998 gene encoding uncharacterized protein LOC131329998 → MPFGLTNAPATFMDLMNRIFRAYLDRLVVAFVDDILIYSPSEEEHQIHLTIVLELLREHRLYAKLSKCKFWLSKVKFLGHVVSKDGVSVDPGKIESVMNWQRQKSVFEIRSFLGLAGYYRRFVLDFSRLTAPMTKLIHKGICFVWNDACEKAFEELKKRLTTTPILVVPERGVYYSVYCDASKEGLGCMLMQLGRVVAYGSRQLKTHERNYPTHDLELAAILFVLKSWRHYLYGKANVVADALSRKSTHLANLAIHEWKMRNDLGAYALHFKEVRDGVTLCNLTVQSTLSTRVVEAQQQDEEAGEFRAKFLSGKAREGWMIYADLVTTVASGRVEVGECDYGFRYRVVEIAGGHDAIWVIVDRLTKSAHFLPIQVSDSIDTLSHFYIRKIIRLHGIPVSIVSDRDPRFTACFWQSLQAALGTNLLFSTAYHPQTDGQSERTIQILEDMLQACVMDFRGSWEDHLPLVEFAYNNSYQSSIEMAPYEALYGRPCRSSVCWTELGKAMLVGLDLIKETSESMRAIPQRLLEAQKRTTEHVSPRRGLPHFGQKGKLSPHFIGPFDIIEKIGEVAYRLALPPRLLGVHDVFHVSMLQKYEPDLSHILEWSTLELEADASYGEEPIRILDSREQVLRGVGIKLGSFQSPLQIFTFLPSRYRYWLFPSTGTRCPDT, encoded by the exons atgccttttggattgacgAATGCACCGGCAACTTTCATGGACTTGATGAACCGCATCTTTCGTGCCTATCTTGATCGCTTAGTAGTAGCCTTTGTGGACGATATCCTTATCTACTCGCcttcggaggaggaacaccaaatTCACCTGACCATCGTCCTTGAACTTTTGAGAGAGCACCGCTTGTATGCTAAACTTAGCAAGTGCAAATTTTGGTTGTCTAAGGTCAAGTTTTTGGGTCACGTTGTGTCGAAGGATGGCGTGTCCGTTGATCCGGGGAAGATAGAGTCCGtaatgaattggcaacgacAGAAGAGTGTATTCGAaattcgtagtttcttgggtttggccgGTTACTACCGTCGTTTTGtccttgatttctctcgtctaACGGCTCCGATGACCAAATTGATTCATAAAggaatttgttttgtttggaacgaTGCGTGTGAAAAGGCCTTCGAGGAATTGAAGAAACGATTGACTACCACGCCCATTTTGGTCGTGCCCGAAAGGGGAGTCTATTACTCCGTGTATTGTGACGCTTCGAAAGAGGGATTGGGATGCATGTTGATGCAATTGGGGCGAGTCGTGGCATATGGATCACGACAATTAAAGACTCACGAGCGAAATTACCCTACTCACGATTTGGAACTTGCAGCCATTCTCTTTGTCTTGAAAAGTTGGCGTCATTACCTTTACG GAAAGGCGAATGTGGTAGCAGACGCTTTGAGTAGAAAATCGACTCACCTTGCGAATTTAGCCATTCATGAATGGAAGATGAGAAATGATTTAGGCGCTTATGCCTTGCATTTCAAAGAGGTCCGTGATGGAGTCACCTTGTGTAACCTAACTGTCCAATCAACCTTGTCGACTCGAGTAGTTGAGGCTCaacaacaagatgaagaagCGGGAGAGTTTCGTGCCAAGTTTCTTAGTGGAAAGGCACGAGAGGGGTGGATGATTTATGCTGATCTAG TTACAACCGTTgccagtggccgagtggaagtgggagaatgtgACTATGGATTTCGTTACCGGGTTGTCGAGATCGCCGGGGGGCAcgatgccatttgggtgatagttgatCGGTTGACCAAGTCGGCGCACTTCTTACCTATCCAGGTTTCAGACTCTATTGATACGCTTAGTCATTTCTACATCCGCAAGATTATCCGTCTTCATGGAATTCCTGTTTCTATTGTGTCGGATCGTGATCCAAGGTTTACCGCGTGCTTTTGGCAGAGTCTGCAGGCCGCTCTTGGCACCAACTTATTATTTAGCACCGCATATCATCCCCAAacggatgggcaatccgagagaacgatccAAATTTTAGAAGACATGCTACAGGCTTGCGTTATGGAttttcggggtagttgggaAGATCACTTACCGTTAGTTGAATTtgcgtacaacaatagctaccAATCTAGCATCgagatggcaccgtatgaagctttatatgggagaccgtgtcgatcatCAGTTTGTTGGACCGAGTTGGGCAAGGCTATGTTAGTTGGGCTGGATTTGATTAAAGAAACCTCCGAGAGCATGAGAGCGATTCCTCAACGTCTCCTTGAAGCACAAAAGAGAACCACCGAGCAC GTGTCACCGCGTCGGGGGTTACCTCATTTCGGGCAAAAGGGCAAGCTTTCACCTCATTTTATTGGGCCGTTTGATATTAtcgagaagattggggaagtgGCATATCGATTGGCATTGCCACCGAGGCTATTGGGCGTTCATGATGTGTTCCATGTGTCGATGTTACAGAAGTACGAACCGGATCTGTCACACATTCTAGAGTGGTCCACGCTAGAGTTGGAAGCCGATGCGTCTTATGGGGAGGAGCCAATACGTATCCTAGACTCGCGTGAgcaagttttgaggg GTGTTGGTATCAAGTTGGGTTCGTTCCAGAGTCCGTTGCAAATTTTCACTTTTCTGCCTAGCCGGTACAGGTACTGGCTgtttcccagtaccggtacccgctGTCCAGACACTTGA